CTGAAATCGTACTAATTTGATAGTCCACTTTCACACGGGCAACTTttgctaattctcgggcgattctcttttgctgtcgccccttgcgttcacacgagcaattcttgttcgacaactctgttcgtgtttttctgtcattctttttcatataattttctcaacttcttgtacgcatcgtttccaagcaaaaaaatatatttcattaagtaatttttatcgttattatcaattttctagcacattttaattatattgtgcatatttctatatgtatttgcaaattacatacaaaattaaatgattaaattcaaattttcaaatatattgtaaacattaattttaaaatgtgtgcaaatgcaacactgttacgtagcagcgacctgttacgaataagaacacaaagcgtgttgcctgaacacagcagactcggcgcgattctcctctcctcgtcgccccctctcctataaaactaagaattgccgcgacaaaaattgcccgtgtgaaagggGTCATAGTTGTTGAGTATCAATTTCgtatttacttacttttatttttacccGGTTTGAAGCTGAGATAACAAATTCCACATTGATGTTTTGATAActatatttaaacttttacaGAACCTATTGGAAATATGCAATCACAGGTGCTGCTAATAATACAGAATTCAAAGTATGGGATTGCAGTACTTGGGAGTGTTTACAATCCCTTAACTTTACCACGGCATCTGAAGAAACGAAGCTACCGCGCTTTATTGCCGAGATTGATCGAACATCTTCATACTTGGTTATATCCAGTCTGGATACACGAACTTGCTATATAATGCAAATTGTAAATAACAGTAATATATCATTAGCAAAAGAATCTGATAATGAGAGTAACAACAATTTGGCAAATATCAGCATTAGTAGCAGTAGTAGTGTTGGTAGCTCCAAATCTCAAAGTAAACATTTACGTCATCTTGTATATATAAAGAGCATATCCGAGTTTCCACTGAGCTCTGGAATTCTATCATTTTCAATAGTCGATGCGGCTGTAAGACGGTATAAATGTGGAAATGATAACTATATGTGCGAGGAATTTGATGACTACGATGAAGAAACTAATTCCACATATTGCGTAGTAGTGCGAATGTTTATCGTGCAATCGAAGAGCATGCAGGAGTGTCGTATATTATATCAGCCATCTGTTACTGAAAATACAGAAGTGCGTAGCACCTTATCCGATGAGAGTGATGGCATAAGCGCTTCCCAAGATTCATCTCTCTTAGATAGTGTAGTAAGTTGTATTAATAGTGGTGGTGGAGATGTTAACGATGGTTCAATCGGATATTCAAATAGTACGAATTCAAATAATAtacaacatacacacataaaaacaGAACAACTAGATGAAGAGGTTGTAAAACAGAAAAACTGTAATGACACCAATTCTTTGGAATCAATACTCGGTATTGGTACAGTTCCATCAATTAACGTTACAACAAATGCTCAAGCATCTATGCCTTCTTCAGTTGGTGCTGTGACAGCAGCAACTTCTGTAATATCAGCTGCGATAACGGACGACTTAAATGATAATCGGTCTTGTTCTGCGTCCCCCCAATCAAGCAATAAAGGTTTTACCCAAGTTAATCTCATGACACCGGAAGCGTTTAGTACTAATTTGAATGGTAAGaccattaaaatttatgaaaaaaattatttttctcctctataaaactggagaaatcgttatttttttataaattgattttaaagttggttgaatacatattttagataaaaaaacgCCCGACTGTGTTAGTTCAGAAGTGTTGAACACGATTCTAATGTTAGCTAGTGTAGCGGGACAAACACCAGCTCCCAAAACAGAgagcataaatattttgaacttggtaaataacaaaattatcgaAGACCAAGAACAtcaaaaattgcaattaaaacaaAGTTTAGATCCTCAGAAGAAGTTTATAGGTAATTTGAATTAACACTTTCGATCGAGAACATCTTACCACTTGCTTTAATCAGCcgatttagtaaatatttaaatttatatttactgaTAAAAgccatataatttattaaacaaaagaaTTTCTTCTTCAACATAGTTTATTTTTAGTGCAATTGTAGCATAAGAAGTAAAGTTAGTGGTAAGATGAGCTTCTTTGGTCGAAGGagcaaaaaattgtaatatgattttttttttaaataaacacaataatttcgaaatcaatAGTAATCAGTCACAATTCCGCACGAAATGCTGACAATGTAGCCAGCGGTGGTTCTAGTCCCAGCCGAGAGGTCCAAGAAATTATGTCGTTACAAGAAAATGAAAGTGGCGATGACGAATTGCTAGAAGATACCGATAATACAACAAAGGTGGATAATCAAGCAGGAACTGCCGGAATGGATAAAACAGgtgtaaattgtattaaaattatatttaaaaccatttaatattttttgtatgtgtagAATTAATTGCCCCTAAATGTCATTCAACGACCAGCATACCGAACTGGCCTAAAGTAGCTGATACACATAAGACTACTCCGAAACATTCAACTGAGCTGCAAAATGCGGCAAGTTTAATTTCGCAGGCAGTGAATGCTTCATCAAATATACTCACTAATAATCTTGTAGCTCCTACTCTTATTAGTACTAACAGCGGTggtaacaattttgaaaataaagtgGTTGAAAGCAATACAGACCTAAAGGAGTTAAATGGAAAAATGAATCAATTAATTGGTACtattaaactaataaatatattccagattaacattttctattttttaatcagAACTTGTTAAGATCCAGTCAATGCAAATAAATCACTTACAAGCCGAAGTGGCTAGTATGAGGAAGGCAAATCCAATGACATCCACAAAGAGTATGTctgaattttcatttaaacttgAAATGCAGCTATCTAAACTTATGGAACAATATCTAAAGCGTTACGAAAATGAGCACACAAAAAAGTTATCTGCTTTTATGGCCGGACGGTTTGTTATTTACCATGTTTGATACTTAGAACATTAATATAATCATAAAATGATGTTTATCAACAGAGATCAACAAAATAGAGAGTTGCGTGATAGTTTAATTCAAATTATGAATCAATATATTTTGACACATTTTGGCGAAGTTATATCAAAAGTGATGAATATGGAAATTCAACGTCAGTTAGCACCAATGTTATCTGCAAAAATTGatcatttgcaacaacaattacaagtaGATGTCAACCAGAAGCTATCAACATTTGATTTAATgctgaatgaaaatatttcgcaAATTTGTAAAAGCAAAGTAATAACGATAACTAGAATTTATGAGatttgaaaatgatttaaatttaatttttttagaatataattGATACTATTGGTAAATCCATTTTGGTGGGTGTTCAAGGTAGTTTACAAGCTGCATTTATTGAATCTATGTCTAGTTCGTTAATACCCGCTTATGAAAAGTCATCTCAAAATATGTTCAAGCAACTGCACGATGCGTTTTCTGTTGGAATAAAAGACTGTATGTAGAAACTATTATGAATAGATATTTGAAatgtaattacatttttaacagTAATGGAACAGTTTGATAATTATCTGCAACACTTGCAACCCATGCAAGACTCTACAGAAGAGGTGCTTAATAAATTTTCTGGCTTTCGTCAGCACTTGGATTCCATATTACTTAAGCATCGCAATACTGTGGCAGAAGCCATGCTTGAAACACGAAAGGATGTGAAAGGACTAGAAATTATTTTGTCACGGCAAATACATGAGACTATTCGTTCTgaggtaatttatttaattaattgattttttttataattgaaaacatttacTTTGTATATAGATAAAAAGATGTTTTGATAGTCAAACATCTACATTACGTTCTCAAACTAATACACCAGCTCCCATGTATGATACGAAAGACACTATAAAATTATTGTTGCATCAAGGACAATTTAATAAAGCGTTTCATCAAGCCTTGCTTGCAAATGATTTGAATTTGGTAGAGTATACTCTAAAAAACGCCGACCATACCGCTGTCTTTACACCTGATTGTTGCTTGGAACAGAAAGTTCTATTATCGCTTATTCAACAGATATCAGCAGACATGAGTAATCACAATGAATTGAAGCAAAAGTGAGtagtaaaaaatttcatttcattttacattctaaaagtattaatattcatataatttgttattattttagttatttagcCGACGCTTTGCTTGCAATTAATCCAATGGATTCAATTACGCGCGAACATGCACCAAAAGTATTGCAAGAATTATTCCGCAATTGCCAAATATTCTTGGTTAACAGTCCTAAGAATCAGCAGTGCAGCAACGTGCGTATGCTAATGAAAGCCGTTCAAACATATATGGATCAATTTTAATCCATGAATTTTGACCCACTTCATAAGCTGAAATAACATCACCGGAAATTTTTGTATTCTGACTAAATACATTCAAaaatacttacttatatttcaATCAATGTGTCATCAGTCAAATCTAAAATTCCTCAAATGAGAATATAATAGATTGATAGACGACCagggaatttttgaaattgttgaaaaatacaaataaattaaaattgtttcttaAAGTGacgtatttttgtaaattttatagcaTTCTTATCCTTTAGTTATAAGTAATAagtagaatatatatgtatttgtttatttttatacactttttttgaaactgtattttcatttttattacaattgtgaAGTATAGATACATTCATTTAGGATTTTTTGGGTGAttccaagtttttttttaaatataatacctTTAGACTTTATCACCCAAcctgttttttaattgttaataacaaaaaataatcagTGTCATTCATAATTTTGGTTATTGAGTTCTTCTTCTATATCTTTAATAAGAACTCTTAACGTTTGAATAATCAACTGATGAGCTTTGTATTAAAGTAATCAAAAAGTTATGATTTGCACTGTGCATTAGTATAGTATTTAAATAGAAGTTTAAGTtgcaaattttcgaatattctGTCAACCAAGAAGAACTACTTCGACATTGTCTGTGACCCGAGCGCAACTATAATCATCACAATATTAAATCCTAcatcatataatattatttaaagtatCCAACAGTCAGATTTTGATGATCGTGAACCTTCGCCAATAATACCTTAAAAGAACAATTAAATCCATTGTTGATTGTTgtcattaataattaaaataatgtacTGTGGAattataaaacttaaataatctttgaaaaaaccataaaaatgcaaatgaattATGGGCACTATGCATAGTGATGAAGGTGGTTGAATGGTTGAATCATAGTTTTGGTTCACGGGTCCATGTGGCtgttaaaatgtatattatattaaagaataaaatatgtGGGCTCCAATGAGATGATTGttgtcaaaattaaaacaatcaaAGGGTATAAAGTATAAAAACAACTCGGATTAAAAATTAGCTTCCACTCATTTCTTACAATATGATTCAAAAGTACTTAGTGATAGTTTGAGCTTTTTATGCAAATGAGCGACTCTTGATAAAAAGATTTGCAGTTTGCAGTATTAGCCTAATTTCTGCAGGTACTGCAATTACAACATGAACCTATACATATCTTATTATACGCCATGTCTGACACGATAACTGCATACGATGCATTTTAAGAATAATTACAattcagaaatatatttaaaaatcctTCAAATGATAATGAAGTAATCTCTATTGGAAAATCCATATAAATTGATGTTATGGTCTGAATTTAGCATGATTATAAAGGTAAAGGTTTactattatgttttaaaaattattttgggcATGCGACAACCGCTGTTAAatgtttatactatatataacctAATAGTACATTCATACCTTGCTATACGACCGCTCGTTATACGGTTTTCTTGAATATAGGCATGTTTTCGATATACGGCGAATTATTTAACGCCAACAAATTTTGCTATTTGCTGATGGTGATTTTAAGTccacttttatatatgtacattggacaaaatataaatcaattaccCGTCATATGGAGATCCAACAAGAAAGCATGGATTGTTAAAGCTACTTTTGAGGATTGgttcaaaaatcacttttataCAGATGTGAACAAATATTTGCTAGTTTTGGATAATGTACCAGGACATCGTACTAATTTATTCGAACTATCCGATGTTGCCATGTTTGAGTACCTTCCGAAAAATACAACAGCTCTGATCCAATCCGATGTTGCCATGATTGAGTACCTTCCGAAAAATACAACAGCTCTGATCCAACCTCGActtaaatcttc
This portion of the Zeugodacus cucurbitae isolate PBARC_wt_2022May chromosome 3, idZeuCucr1.2, whole genome shotgun sequence genome encodes:
- the Ge-1_1 gene encoding enhancer of mRNA-decapping protein 4 homolog isoform X3, encoding MIISVITIIAILKNSLQRFRGRGYSDTYLTSISQTKEIKMSTKYIGEKSVVNNASEGITSDAVSNCSIINFKADDSQCSYEIATKKVNIVVSPGNHDHGSSKVKLKNIVDYKWELKNYPGHLIAVHMDGKHIAYVINVNNKVSRVEGMVRVVKAQTVLRALIKGMSGEVLDLQFAHIERERILASIDMNALYIHKIDMVDDNLQCSLIVKIEDPLLNYSPKYDKISWCPFIDVPGEDDEDSQLIVWARGSTLQCFNINVIITEYGMGVIHPNAISMGYLKVYDELSTISWVALSPDGSTLGVGSIDGVIRFYQVYMHDKEPRCLHQWNPHNGKPISSFFFLDNLTGNVSETYWKYAITGAANNTEFKVWDCSTWECLQSLNFTTASEETKLPRFIAEIDRTSSYLVISSLDTRTCYIMQIVNNSNISLAKESDNESNNNLANISISSSSSVGSSKSQSKHLRHLVYIKSISEFPLSSGILSFSIVDAAVRRYKCGNDNYMCEEFDDYDEETNSTYCVVVRMFIVQSKSMQECRILYQPSVTENTEVRSTLSDESDGISASQDSSLLDSVVSCINSGGGDVNDGSIGYSNSTNSNNIQHTHIKTEQLDEEVVKQKNCNDTNSLESILGIGTVPSINVTTNAQASMPSSVGAVTAATSVISAAITDDLNDNRSCSASPQSSNKGFTQVNLMTPEAFSTNLNASGGSSPSREVQEIMSLQENESGDDELLEDTDNTTKVDNQAGTAGMDKTELIAPKCHSTTSIPNWPKVADTHKTTPKHSTELQNAASLISQAVNASSNILTNNLVAPTLISTNSGGNNFENKVVESNTDLKELNGKMNQLIELVKIQSMQINHLQAEVASMRKANPMTSTKSMSEFSFKLEMQLSKLMEQYLKRYENEHTKKLSAFMAGRDQQNRELRDSLIQIMNQYILTHFGEVISKVMNMEIQRQLAPMLSAKIDHLQQQLQVDVNQKLSTFDLMLNENISQICKSKNIIDTIGKSILVGVQGSLQAAFIESMSSSLIPAYEKSSQNMFKQLHDAFSVGIKDLMEQFDNYLQHLQPMQDSTEEVLNKFSGFRQHLDSILLKHRNTVAEAMLETRKDVKGLEIILSRQIHETIRSEIKRCFDSQTSTLRSQTNTPAPMYDTKDTIKLLLHQGQFNKAFHQALLANDLNLVEYTLKNADHTAVFTPDCCLEQKVLLSLIQQISADMSNHNELKQNYLADALLAINPMDSITREHAPKVLQELFRNCQIFLVNSPKNQQCSNVRMLMKAVQTYMDQF
- the Ge-1_1 gene encoding enhancer of mRNA-decapping protein 4 homolog isoform X2; the encoded protein is MIISVITIIAILKNSLQRFRGRGYSDTYLTSISQTKEIKMSTKYIGEKSVVNNASEGITSDAVSNCSIINFKADDSQCSYEIATKKVNIVVSPGNHDHGSSKVKLKNIVDYKWELKNYPGHLIAVHMDGKHIAYVINVNNKVSRVEGMVRVVKAQTVLRALIKGMSGEVLDLQFAHIERERILASIDMNALYIHKIDMVDDNLQCSLIVKIEDPLLNYSPKYDKISWCPFIDVPGEDDEDSQLIVWARGSTLQCFNINVIITEYGMGVIHPNAISMGYLKVYDELSTISWVALSPDGSTLGVGSIDGVIRFYQVYMHDKEPRCLHQWNPHNGKPISSFFFLDNLTGNVSETYWKYAITGAANNTEFKVWDCSTWECLQSLNFTTASEETKLPRFIAEIDRTSSYLVISSLDTRTCYIMQIVNNSNISLAKESDNESNNNLANISISSSSSVGSSKSQSKHLRHLVYIKSISEFPLSSGILSFSIVDAAVRRYKCGNDNYMCEEFDDYDEETNSTYCVVVRMFIVQSKSMQECRILYQPSVTENTEVRSTLSDESDGISASQDSSLLDSVVSCINSGGGDVNDGSIGYSNSTNSNNIQHTHIKTEQLDEEVVKQKNCNDTNSLESILGIGTVPSINVTTNAQASMPSSVGAVTAATSVISAAITDDLNDNRSCSASPQSSNKGFTQVNLMTPEAFSTNLNDKKTPDCVSSEVLNTILMLASVAGQTPAPKTESINILNLVNNKIIEDQEHQKLQLKQSLDPQKKFIASGGSSPSREVQEIMSLQENESGDDELLEDTDNTTKVDNQAGTAGMDKTELIAPKCHSTTSIPNWPKVADTHKTTPKHSTELQNAASLISQAVNASSNILTNNLVAPTLISTNSGGNNFENKVVESNTDLKELNGKMNQLIELVKIQSMQINHLQAEVASMRKANPMTSTKSMSEFSFKLEMQLSKLMEQYLKRYENEHTKKLSAFMAGRDQQNRELRDSLIQIMNQYILTHFGEVISKVMNMEIQRQLAPMLSAKIDHLQQQLQVDVNQKLSTFDLMLNENISQICKSKNIIDTIGKSILVGVQGSLQAAFIESMSSSLIPAYEKSSQNMFKQLHDAFSVGIKDLMEQFDNYLQHLQPMQDSTEEVLNKFSGFRQHLDSILLKHRNTVAEAMLETRKDVKGLEIILSRQIHETIRSEIKRCFDSQTSTLRSQTNTPAPMYDTKDTIKLLLHQGQFNKAFHQALLANDLNLVEYTLKNADHTAVFTPDCCLEQKVLLSLIQQISADMSNHNELKQNYLADALLAINPMDSITREHAPKVLQELFRNCQIFLVNSPKNQQCSNVRMLMKAVQTYMDQF
- the Ge-1_1 gene encoding enhancer of mRNA-decapping protein 4 homolog isoform X1, with translation MIISVITIIAILKNSLQRFRGRGYSDTYLTSISQTKEIKMSTKYIGEKSVVNNASEGITSDAVSNCSIINFKADDSQCSYEIATKKVNIVVSPGNHDHGSSKVKLKNIVDYKWELKNYPGHLIAVHMDGKHIAYVINVNNKVSRVEGMVRVVKAQTVLRALIKGMSGEVLDLQFAHIERERILASIDMNALYIHKIDMVDDNLQCSLIVKIEDPLLNYSPKYDKISWCPFIDVPGEDDEDSQLIVWARGSTLQCFNINVIITEYGMGVIHPNAISMGYLKVYDELSTISWVALSPDGSTLGVGSIDGVIRFYQVYMHDKEPRCLHQWNPHNGKPISSFFFLDNLTGNVSETYWKYAITGAANNTEFKVWDCSTWECLQSLNFTTASEETKLPRFIAEIDRTSSYLVISSLDTRTCYIMQIVNNSNISLAKESDNESNNNLANISISSSSSVGSSKSQSKHLRHLVYIKSISEFPLSSGILSFSIVDAAVRRYKCGNDNYMCEEFDDYDEETNSTYCVVVRMFIVQSKSMQECRILYQPSVTENTEVRSTLSDESDGISASQDSSLLDSVVSCINSGGGDVNDGSIGYSNSTNSNNIQHTHIKTEQLDEEVVKQKNCNDTNSLESILGIGTVPSINVTTNAQASMPSSVGAVTAATSVISAAITDDLNDNRSCSASPQSSNKGFTQVNLMTPEAFSTNLNDKKTPDCVSSEVLNTILMLASVAGQTPAPKTESINILNLVNNKIIEDQEHQKLQLKQSLDPQKKFIVISHNSARNADNVASGGSSPSREVQEIMSLQENESGDDELLEDTDNTTKVDNQAGTAGMDKTELIAPKCHSTTSIPNWPKVADTHKTTPKHSTELQNAASLISQAVNASSNILTNNLVAPTLISTNSGGNNFENKVVESNTDLKELNGKMNQLIELVKIQSMQINHLQAEVASMRKANPMTSTKSMSEFSFKLEMQLSKLMEQYLKRYENEHTKKLSAFMAGRDQQNRELRDSLIQIMNQYILTHFGEVISKVMNMEIQRQLAPMLSAKIDHLQQQLQVDVNQKLSTFDLMLNENISQICKSKNIIDTIGKSILVGVQGSLQAAFIESMSSSLIPAYEKSSQNMFKQLHDAFSVGIKDLMEQFDNYLQHLQPMQDSTEEVLNKFSGFRQHLDSILLKHRNTVAEAMLETRKDVKGLEIILSRQIHETIRSEIKRCFDSQTSTLRSQTNTPAPMYDTKDTIKLLLHQGQFNKAFHQALLANDLNLVEYTLKNADHTAVFTPDCCLEQKVLLSLIQQISADMSNHNELKQNYLADALLAINPMDSITREHAPKVLQELFRNCQIFLVNSPKNQQCSNVRMLMKAVQTYMDQF